The following proteins are co-located in the Triticum aestivum cultivar Chinese Spring chromosome 1A, IWGSC CS RefSeq v2.1, whole genome shotgun sequence genome:
- the LOC123182294 gene encoding GATA transcription factor 15 has product MATSTFSLFFPPLPSSKGQWPSVEEAAYSYDDHSSVTTLSPSSPASSASSGSLVDCTLSLGTPSTRRPEPDRTRHGAPPQAYPSVSAGAEPCYYHQQQGRGGAAGHEQLLDRRCANCGTASTPLWRNGPRGPKSLCNACGIRFKKEERRAAETNAGGGCGYVAQRAHVSAPRAVPYAEEALPYAGAVDAPFLAWRLNGVPPAPAFSSWPDRQHGVYQYN; this is encoded by the exons ATGGCCACCTCCACCTTCTCGCTCTTCTTCCCGCCGCTGCCCAGCAGCAAAGGCCAGTGGCCGTCTGTAGAGGAGGCTGCCTACTCCTACGATGACCACAGCTCCGTCAccaccctctccccttcctccccggcctcctctgcttcctcgGGATCCCTGGTGGACTGCACGCTCTCCCTCGGCACGCCGTCGACGCGCCGCCCCGAGCCAGACCGTACTAGGCACGGGGCTCCGCCGCAGGCCTACCCGTCCGTGTCTGCCGGGGCCGAGCCCTGCTACTACCACCAGcagcagggcaggggcggcgccgcCGGGCACGAGCAGCTCCTGGACCGCCGCTGCGCCAACTGCGGCACGGCGTCCACGCCGCTCTGGCGGAACGGCCCTCGCGGACCCAAG TCCCTCTGCAACGCCTGCGGCATCAGGTTCAAGAAGGAGGAGCGCCGCGCGGCGGAGACCAATGCCGGCGGCGGGTGCGGCTACGTCGCGCAGCGGGCGCACGTGTCGGCCCCTCGTGCCGTGCCGTACGCGGAGGAGGCGCTTCCTTACGCCGGCGCCGTCGACGCGCCCTTCCTGGCGTGGCGGCTGAACGGCGTCCCGCCGGCCCCGGCGTTCTCGTCGTGGCCCGACAGGCAGCACGGCGTGTACCAGTacaactag